One Falsihalocynthiibacter arcticus DNA segment encodes these proteins:
- a CDS encoding lysophospholipid acyltransferase family protein gives MLSTSLKSVLHYFRYFPLWSALTALRWRAFDLRSRGLGTTFGILMRWFPPARRRFDREAKRIYPEMNRSARAALGQNMGRNMGRTLFEIYHDAEFQTQYHKFRVSGPGLAALKEAHAAGKGAIIVSGHFGQWEAIRAVIKMHGLESGAVYRPQKNSHYERRILAGIEAGGKPIFATGRVGTKALVRHVRDGGIVSILLDEKYSEGMRLPFLGLDALTSLSAAQLALKYDLPMIPAYGIRIRDGNAFNVEFEAPIPHTDSTTMTRAFNDSLSARIKADPEQWYWMLRRWDGS, from the coding sequence ATGTTGTCAACTTCTCTGAAATCGGTTTTACACTACTTTAGGTACTTCCCGTTGTGGTCGGCCCTCACGGCTCTGCGCTGGCGTGCGTTTGATTTGCGGTCCCGTGGCTTGGGGACCACGTTTGGCATCCTCATGCGTTGGTTTCCACCTGCGAGACGCCGATTTGATCGCGAAGCCAAACGCATATACCCCGAAATGAATCGGAGCGCCCGCGCCGCCTTAGGCCAAAATATGGGCCGAAACATGGGGCGCACGCTTTTTGAAATTTATCACGATGCTGAATTTCAAACCCAATACCACAAATTCCGCGTTTCAGGCCCCGGCCTTGCCGCCCTTAAAGAGGCGCACGCGGCGGGTAAAGGCGCGATCATCGTTTCCGGTCACTTTGGCCAATGGGAAGCCATTCGTGCCGTGATCAAAATGCATGGACTTGAGAGCGGAGCCGTGTATCGCCCCCAAAAGAACAGCCATTATGAACGGCGTATCCTCGCGGGTATTGAGGCTGGCGGGAAGCCGATTTTTGCCACGGGTCGTGTCGGAACGAAAGCGCTCGTGCGGCATGTGCGCGATGGCGGTATTGTTTCCATTTTGTTAGATGAAAAATACTCGGAGGGTATGCGCCTACCGTTTCTGGGCCTTGATGCCCTCACATCCCTGTCTGCCGCCCAGCTCGCGCTTAAATATGATCTGCCGATGATCCCCGCCTATGGTATTCGCATTCGCGACGGCAACGCATTTAACGTGGAATTCGAAGCTCCAATCCCCCATACCGACAGCACCACCATGACCCGCGCCTTTAATGACAGCCTTTCCGCGCGCATCAAAGCAGACCCAGAACAGTGGTATTGGATGTTAAGACGTTGGGACGGTTCGTGA
- a CDS encoding TauD/TfdA family dioxygenase has product MTVTDLLVRADTLVVTWPDTTSTSFPTIWLRDNCPSGLHPQTHERLLDLLALEASPVLLSAQLDGHTVALRYEDDHVSHLPVALLSAHRPGQPAADAGVIAPKLWRADITAAGIPRAPAAPILVDDQHLKSWMENLAAFGLTIVDHLEDRVSAGIDVAQRIGFLRETNFGTTFDVINKPDPNNLAYTSVALPLHTDLPNQEVPPGYQFLHCLANEATGGGSLFADGFTMAEDLREDDPEAFRLLCEVPIPFRFHDRDADIAVHEPVITLDRAGDVIEIRYNAHIAGVFDMPAEIMPAYYRAYRAYMAKTRDPKYRLTLKLKAGEMVVFDNRRVLHGREAFDPSSGFRQLRGCYVDRGEFTSRLRLLCRDIGAVDPA; this is encoded by the coding sequence ATGACTGTAACTGACCTTTTGGTCCGTGCTGACACGCTTGTCGTGACTTGGCCGGACACTACGTCGACTTCTTTTCCAACCATCTGGCTGCGTGATAATTGCCCCTCGGGATTGCATCCGCAAACCCACGAACGATTGCTGGACCTGTTGGCGCTTGAAGCATCCCCCGTGCTTTTGTCGGCGCAACTTGACGGTCACACCGTTGCGTTACGCTATGAGGACGATCACGTAAGCCACCTTCCCGTGGCATTGCTGAGCGCCCATCGACCGGGCCAACCCGCAGCAGACGCGGGCGTGATTGCCCCCAAACTTTGGCGAGCAGATATAACCGCAGCAGGCATCCCGCGCGCCCCAGCCGCCCCGATTTTGGTGGATGATCAACACCTGAAATCTTGGATGGAGAACCTCGCCGCCTTCGGCCTCACGATTGTTGACCACCTTGAAGACAGGGTCAGCGCTGGCATAGACGTGGCCCAGCGGATCGGTTTTCTGCGAGAAACCAATTTTGGCACAACCTTTGATGTGATCAATAAGCCCGACCCCAACAATCTAGCGTACACGTCGGTCGCCTTACCTCTTCACACGGATTTGCCAAACCAAGAGGTCCCTCCGGGATATCAATTCCTGCACTGCCTCGCTAATGAGGCAACAGGTGGAGGCTCGTTGTTTGCCGATGGTTTTACCATGGCCGAGGATTTGCGGGAAGACGACCCCGAGGCCTTTCGACTGCTTTGCGAAGTGCCTATTCCCTTTCGGTTTCATGACCGTGACGCCGATATCGCTGTCCACGAACCCGTGATAACATTGGACCGCGCGGGCGACGTGATCGAGATCCGCTACAATGCCCATATTGCAGGGGTTTTTGATATGCCTGCCGAGATCATGCCCGCCTATTACCGTGCCTATCGCGCCTATATGGCCAAAACGCGAGACCCAAAATATCGCCTGACCTTAAAGCTGAAAGCCGGCGAAATGGTTGTCTTTGACAATCGGCGGGTGCTGCATGGTCGCGAGGCTTTTGATCCGTCCTCAGGCTTTAGGCAGCTGCGAGGCTGTTATGTGGATCGCGGAGAATTCACCTCGCGTCTGCGTTTACTTTGCCGCGACATCGGCGCAGTAGACCCAGCATAA
- a CDS encoding AAA family ATPase: protein MKLRKLTLHNVRRFADKTAVLGPFGDGLTTITAENESGKSTFFGALHALFFYEYGSGKKELKDMQPYSGGAMRISAEIELDGADYLIEKVFNLKKAGSSAAVTAMASGTILKQADDAEQWIQQNILNANNGPFGLLWVRQGSVGVDASADGIETRRDVMSSVRGQIDAVTGGRRMDSIVQRCKLDLDAISTKQDKPKAGSQWKEAVDRVELLGEEQFKLAKSVEALGHDLGLKKRVATRVRELQAPELREQRSAAIEEASEHLTATREQDRKIQDAQKDIQLLCSAEQDLERDIKTITDAQVRRKTTAIAIAEKGTAAGKATEAKTIAQRAISALQNEITEKEKLRRSLSEELQKARQDERETAKRVRLAILSDVSEQLKAPKAQLAKADAILRGDEITKAAIDRLADLERRRDIAVETRKIHFARFIVAADTAHATINGVDVPNTEPRLIDQALTVTLPGFGTIVLQPAEGVGQGIADPVALQSDLDTDLKTLGFDTVVAAQQTFAAQLTALQDRQTAQTQIRALAPDGVGALETEWSALCAELSHPADEPANSVAEGGNKEKPSEAKEREISNLDEDLTQLRDALPALQEGLTQAVSALTEVEVLLVRLREDEAALAVPVDENATLQALVQAKTDKAVEITKARTALAELRTAGSDLAAAIAMHERAVQADDEDRKEINLLERELARLDGVIHTQSEGAVEEKLAEVEGKLERAEERAAQFANHARALKLLIAHLEAARADAQETYFEPVRKELLPLLRQLHAGAEFQIDPDKLLIETITRNGVTDKIEVLSGGAFEQIAILTRLAFARLFAKHGNHVPIILDDALVHTDDERISTMFNMLAQIARDQQIIVLSCRTRAFSDLGGARAFITTIKDAAEDRPIG, encoded by the coding sequence GTGAAGCTGCGCAAACTAACCCTGCATAATGTCCGTCGCTTTGCTGATAAAACGGCGGTTCTAGGCCCGTTCGGTGATGGTCTCACTACAATCACCGCCGAGAATGAAAGTGGCAAAAGCACCTTTTTCGGTGCCCTTCACGCGCTGTTTTTCTATGAGTATGGGTCAGGAAAGAAAGAACTGAAGGACATGCAGCCCTATTCAGGCGGGGCGATGCGGATATCGGCCGAGATCGAACTTGATGGGGCAGATTACCTGATCGAGAAGGTTTTTAACCTGAAAAAGGCGGGGTCGTCTGCGGCGGTTACAGCCATGGCGAGCGGCACGATCCTGAAGCAGGCTGACGATGCTGAACAGTGGATTCAACAGAATATCCTGAATGCAAACAATGGGCCTTTCGGGTTGCTTTGGGTCCGTCAGGGGAGCGTTGGTGTTGATGCCAGCGCAGATGGCATTGAGACCCGCCGAGATGTGATGTCGAGCGTCCGTGGCCAGATTGACGCGGTGACGGGGGGGCGCCGGATGGACAGTATTGTCCAGCGCTGCAAACTAGACCTTGATGCCATCAGCACCAAGCAAGACAAGCCAAAAGCCGGTAGTCAATGGAAAGAAGCCGTGGATCGAGTGGAACTTCTTGGCGAAGAGCAATTCAAACTTGCGAAGTCCGTCGAAGCCCTTGGCCACGATCTGGGGTTGAAAAAACGGGTCGCAACCCGCGTGCGGGAGCTTCAAGCGCCAGAGCTTCGCGAGCAAAGATCAGCCGCGATAGAGGAAGCGTCCGAACATTTGACTGCGACACGGGAGCAGGATCGCAAAATTCAGGATGCACAGAAGGATATTCAACTTCTTTGTAGCGCCGAACAGGACCTTGAACGCGACATCAAAACCATTACTGACGCACAAGTTCGGCGCAAGACGACTGCGATTGCGATTGCAGAAAAGGGAACCGCCGCGGGCAAGGCCACAGAGGCCAAAACAATCGCCCAACGCGCCATCAGTGCGTTGCAAAACGAGATCACTGAAAAAGAGAAATTGCGCCGTAGTCTCTCAGAAGAATTGCAAAAAGCCAGACAGGATGAACGCGAGACGGCAAAACGGGTTCGTTTGGCGATCCTGTCTGATGTATCGGAGCAATTGAAGGCTCCGAAGGCGCAACTGGCTAAAGCCGACGCAATCTTACGCGGAGACGAGATAACAAAGGCCGCCATCGACAGACTGGCTGACCTAGAGCGTCGCCGCGATATCGCGGTCGAGACCCGTAAAATTCATTTTGCACGGTTTATCGTGGCCGCAGATACGGCGCATGCAACTATAAATGGCGTGGATGTACCCAACACCGAACCCCGCCTGATTGACCAAGCTTTGACCGTGACCTTGCCCGGTTTTGGCACGATAGTTCTGCAACCAGCAGAGGGTGTGGGGCAGGGCATCGCCGACCCCGTAGCGCTCCAATCGGACCTAGATACCGACCTGAAAACATTAGGTTTTGACACAGTCGTGGCTGCGCAACAGACCTTTGCGGCACAACTGACAGCCCTTCAGGATAGACAGACAGCCCAAACGCAGATCAGGGCGCTGGCTCCTGATGGAGTAGGCGCATTAGAAACGGAATGGAGTGCGCTTTGCGCCGAGTTGAGCCATCCAGCGGATGAGCCTGCTAATTCTGTGGCCGAGGGTGGCAACAAGGAAAAACCGTCGGAAGCCAAAGAGCGAGAGATTTCCAATCTTGATGAAGACCTTACCCAATTGCGCGACGCATTGCCCGCGCTTCAGGAGGGTTTGACCCAAGCCGTCAGCGCATTGACCGAGGTTGAGGTGCTTTTGGTCCGGTTGCGTGAAGATGAAGCCGCGCTGGCGGTGCCTGTGGATGAAAATGCGACGTTGCAAGCCTTGGTTCAGGCCAAGACAGACAAGGCCGTCGAGATTACAAAAGCCCGCACAGCACTTGCAGAGTTACGGACGGCGGGCTCTGATCTAGCGGCGGCAATCGCCATGCATGAACGCGCTGTTCAAGCGGACGACGAGGACCGAAAAGAAATCAACCTCCTTGAACGAGAGTTGGCGCGGTTGGATGGGGTCATTCACACGCAATCGGAGGGGGCCGTCGAAGAAAAACTGGCGGAGGTTGAAGGTAAACTAGAACGTGCCGAGGAGAGGGCTGCACAATTTGCCAACCACGCGAGAGCTCTAAAACTGCTAATTGCGCACCTTGAGGCCGCCAGAGCAGACGCGCAAGAAACCTATTTTGAACCCGTGCGGAAAGAGTTGTTGCCCTTGCTACGGCAATTGCATGCCGGTGCCGAATTCCAAATTGACCCAGACAAGCTTTTGATTGAAACGATTACGCGCAATGGCGTGACGGACAAAATCGAAGTGCTTTCTGGCGGGGCGTTCGAGCAAATTGCGATCCTCACACGTCTCGCTTTTGCGAGGTTGTTTGCAAAGCACGGCAATCATGTGCCGATCATTTTGGACGACGCGTTGGTTCACACCGATGACGAGCGCATTTCGACAATGTTCAACATGTTGGCCCAAATTGCTCGGGATCAGCAGATCATCGTTTTGAGCTGCCGAACGCGCGCCTTCTCCGACCTTGGCGGCGCGCGAGCCTTCATCACTACAATCAAGGACGCTGCCGAGGACCGCCCAATAGGTTAG
- a CDS encoding cold-shock protein, whose amino-acid sequence MATGTVKWFNSTKGFGFIAPDGGSKDVFVHISAVEQAGLTGLNDDQKVTFDIEPGRDGRESATNIVLA is encoded by the coding sequence ATGGCTACTGGAACCGTTAAATGGTTTAACTCGACTAAAGGCTTCGGATTTATTGCACCAGATGGTGGCAGCAAAGACGTATTTGTTCACATTTCTGCAGTAGAACAAGCTGGCCTTACTGGTCTTAACGACGATCAAAAAGTTACTTTCGATATTGAACCAGGCCGCGATGGCCGCGAAAGCGCGACAAACATCGTTCTGGCTTAA
- a CDS encoding response regulator transcription factor → MKILLVDDDPRLRDLVGLSLERAGYQVSTAADGQQALTCALRDAPDLIVLDVGLPEMDGFDVCRRIRAHSDVPIVFLTARDEEFDRILGLELGADDYVVKPFSPRELVARIKAILKRSGQATTQHSLRHGILSLDCTAHICRVNDVQIALTATEFRILECLLQQPNQIRSRAQIIAVVWGNHSQVSDRTLDSHLRNLRHKLASAGCEDVIETVHGVGMRLREIL, encoded by the coding sequence ATGAAAATTCTGCTCGTTGATGACGATCCCCGCCTGCGTGATCTCGTTGGCTTGTCGCTTGAACGGGCAGGATATCAAGTTTCAACTGCCGCCGATGGGCAACAGGCGCTCACGTGTGCCCTACGTGACGCGCCGGATCTTATTGTTTTGGATGTCGGCTTGCCAGAAATGGACGGCTTTGACGTTTGCCGCCGCATCCGCGCCCACTCGGATGTGCCGATTGTGTTTCTGACGGCCCGTGACGAGGAATTTGACCGAATTTTGGGGCTTGAACTAGGGGCGGATGATTACGTTGTAAAACCCTTTAGCCCACGTGAATTGGTCGCCCGCATCAAAGCGATTTTAAAACGCAGCGGCCAAGCCACCACGCAACACAGCTTGCGCCATGGTATCCTGTCCCTCGATTGTACCGCGCATATCTGCCGCGTGAATGATGTGCAAATTGCGCTCACGGCAACCGAATTTCGCATCCTTGAATGCCTGTTGCAGCAGCCTAATCAGATCCGCTCACGCGCCCAAATCATTGCCGTCGTTTGGGGTAACCATAGTCAGGTGTCCGATCGCACGCTCGACAGTCACTTGCGCAATTTGCGTCACAAATTGGCAAGCGCTGGATGCGAAGACGTCATTGAAACCGTGCATGGCGTGGGTATGCGCTTGAGGGAAATCCTGTGA
- a CDS encoding metallophosphoesterase family protein gives MRFVHVADFHLGKPFGNFDEDTRAALKAARLDALQATGALAVSRNAEFVVIAGDTFDAEAPPSRLVKRALDAMAAFPDLTWIWMPGNHDSLAAVDLWERLERDKPANVVLATSAEVIEIGPDVAILPAPPSVRASGYDLTEWMGTADTGTRIRIGLAHGGVTDFGSEDGGLATIPPDRAETSNLDYLALGDWHGQMRITSRTWYAGGLRRMVSRGTRLRVLWWLISTCTVTRRV, from the coding sequence ATGCGATTTGTGCATGTGGCTGATTTCCACCTTGGAAAACCTTTCGGAAATTTTGATGAAGACACGCGTGCTGCATTAAAGGCAGCGCGCCTTGACGCGTTGCAGGCAACCGGCGCGCTTGCAGTAAGCCGCAACGCGGAGTTTGTGGTGATCGCAGGTGATACGTTTGATGCCGAGGCGCCGCCATCAAGGCTCGTGAAACGAGCACTGGACGCGATGGCCGCCTTTCCTGATCTAACTTGGATTTGGATGCCCGGAAATCACGACTCGCTGGCGGCCGTTGATCTATGGGAACGGTTGGAGCGGGACAAGCCCGCCAATGTGGTTTTGGCGACGTCCGCTGAAGTTATTGAGATCGGGCCCGATGTGGCGATTCTTCCTGCGCCCCCCTCGGTCAGAGCCTCAGGGTACGACCTGACGGAATGGATGGGAACTGCCGACACGGGCACACGTATCCGGATTGGTTTGGCGCATGGGGGTGTGACGGATTTCGGATCAGAAGACGGCGGGTTGGCAACAATTCCACCAGACCGCGCAGAGACCTCAAACCTTGATTATCTCGCGTTGGGCGATTGGCATGGCCAGATGCGGATCACGTCGCGGACGTGGTATGCGGGGGGCCTGAGGCGGATGGTTTCAAGGGGCACGCGCCTGCGGGTGCTCTGGTGGTTGATATCGACATGCACGGTGACACGCCGCGTGTAG
- a CDS encoding sensor histidine kinase encodes MTQHWRPPLILVLAGGLSGTLALSFAGIVALRYLGPEIGFRNAAMVLGVAITCATAVLGWLLLRLILRPILALERYAAEVRFDSTSQVDAPVRFGTRELHHTSQSVIGMATTLRDREATIRSFTDHVTHEIKTPVAAIRAAVELLEDGGMLSAEDLKIVQEIDGAQAQIQTQLDALRRAVQARETRYLGTCTLADIRAVIVENFPMLGFHFSGEHTKIPISSNGMHIVLQQLLQNSVEQNASQINLAAEETPDEIHITIQDNGSGISTGNADRIFNAFFTTKRESGGTGMGLSIARNVIAAHNGKITCKASDSGAQFQIAFPRLA; translated from the coding sequence GTGACACAACACTGGCGCCCTCCCCTCATTCTTGTGCTGGCTGGCGGACTTTCCGGCACCCTTGCCCTGTCCTTTGCGGGGATTGTCGCGCTTCGCTATCTCGGTCCGGAAATTGGCTTTCGCAACGCGGCTATGGTCTTGGGCGTGGCAATCACCTGCGCCACTGCGGTCCTCGGCTGGCTGCTATTACGCCTAATCTTACGCCCTATTTTGGCGCTCGAACGCTACGCCGCAGAGGTCAGATTTGACAGCACCTCACAGGTTGACGCCCCCGTTCGCTTTGGCACACGCGAGCTGCATCACACCTCTCAAAGTGTCATCGGAATGGCGACAACATTACGCGACCGAGAAGCCACAATTCGCAGTTTCACCGATCACGTAACCCATGAGATCAAAACCCCCGTTGCCGCAATCAGGGCTGCGGTCGAACTGCTTGAAGACGGTGGAATGTTGAGTGCAGAAGACTTGAAAATAGTGCAGGAAATTGATGGGGCTCAGGCACAAATCCAAACCCAACTGGATGCCCTGCGTCGTGCCGTGCAAGCCCGCGAAACACGGTATTTGGGCACGTGTACGCTGGCAGATATACGGGCCGTCATCGTTGAAAACTTCCCCATGCTAGGTTTCCACTTCTCTGGGGAACATACAAAAATTCCGATATCTTCCAATGGGATGCACATCGTTCTTCAACAGTTACTTCAAAATTCCGTTGAGCAAAATGCGTCTCAGATCAACCTTGCTGCTGAAGAAACCCCGGACGAAATCCACATCACAATCCAAGACAATGGATCGGGTATTTCTACCGGCAACGCAGACCGGATATTCAATGCATTTTTCACTACGAAACGCGAAAGCGGTGGCACAGGAATGGGCCTTTCCATTGCCCGAAATGTCATCGCCGCCCACAACGGGAAAATCACATGCAAAGCATCTGACAGCGGCGCACAGTTTCAGATTGCTTTCCCACGATTGGCCTAA